The Vitis vinifera cultivar Pinot Noir 40024 chromosome 16, ASM3070453v1 DNA segment agatGATAAATGAAAAGTCAATtcacaaaatataaattaaatgtaTCATTAAATAAAAGGACTTTATTCTTGGAAtggaaaaagtttttggttAGCCTgttaatttggagaaaaattaaTAGGCTCGAGTACTATTTCTTTCCACGCGCCCTTCCATTCATACTTCCACTTATATCTCGCCATCACACTCTTCTAAACCCAACTTTGCTTTCTCCACCATACGTGTACTCCACGCGCAATGAGTGAGAATGGTACAAATATTTGTAAACAAAATTTtgggaaaacatttttttttcaacaaaaaaaaaaacataaatatatactttaacAAATTCTTTCCCTCAAAGATTTGAGCTTAAATATTAATTCTTTTCtatattatcttaaaatatgAGTGAAAATGTCATGAATTTTtgtcatttataatttttttttaaagaaaaaaagtctcttggaagtaaaaaacaaatgttacttattttataaatattttaataatggggaaataattatgataaaagGTGGCATCACGTGGACTATTCTCCAtcttatgatatttaaaaaaaaaaaaaaatcaaattccatCGTAGGGTCCCAAATATAGAGTAATATTCAATCTCAATCACCAGCTCAGCTTTTGACCGTTggataaatttcattttcatgatGTGATGATGGAGGGTACAAAATAGAATATCTTAGAGATATAGTAACATAATCAAACATGGGAATCAAGAAATTGTCTCAATTTTtagaaatgattcaaaaaagATATTGTGGTGACATCGTTATGGTTATACTTATAACCACGTTAAGATTAGAGAGagatttagagagagaaagagagggaggTAGGTGGAGTTGTGGGGGGTTGTTGTCTTGTTGACGAGGGGAGGGAAATAATTGCTAAGGTTTTGAAGGTGAGTTGGGCATGCAGCTTCCTCTCACCCACACATCCGCGAGCCCACACTTCTGAGCTACCACCCTTCTCCCACCATTACCTCCACCTACCTCCCTCCCTCCCCCTCTCTTATttatctctctccctctctctcctctctttaAGTTCCAcacccttctctctctctctctctctctctctctctctctctctctctctgtgccACCATGATCTCCATTGAAACCCAAAACCCGGATGTTTCCAACCTTGACACTAGTCACTCTATCCCCAAAATGGCCAATCGAATTGACGACCATGTTTTCAGATCAAAACTCCCTGAAATTCCCATCTCCAACCACCTCCCTCTCCACACCTACTGCTTTGAAAACTACTCCCAATTCGCCGATCGTCCATGCTTGATCGTCGGATCCACCAACAAAACCTACTCCTTTGCAGAAACCCACCTCATTTCTCGCAAAGTCGGAGCTGGGTTCGCCCACCTCGGCCTCAAACAGGGAGACGTCGTCATGATCCTCCTCCAGAACTGCGCCGAATTCGCGTTCTCCTTTCTCGGAGCTTCCATGGTCGGAGCCGTCACCACCACCGCCAACCCCTTCTACACTTCGGCCGAAATTTTCAAGCAGTTGAATGCTTCCAAGGCGAAAATCGTCGTCACGCAGGCGCAGTACGTCGACAAGCTCCGGGACTACCCCGACGGACAGGTGGCAAAGATCGGAGAAGGTTTCACCGTCATTACCATCGACGATCCGCCGGAGAACTGCATGCATTTCTCGGTGGTGTCGGAGGCGAACGAGAGCGAACTTCCGGAGGTTTCGATCAACTCCGACGACCCAGTGGCGCTGCCGTTCTCCTCTGGCACTACCGGGCTTCCGAAGGGGGTGGTCCTGACGCACAAGAGCTTGATCACAAGCGTGGCTCAGCAGGTGGACGGCGAGAACCCTAACCTCCACCTGACGCCGGACGACGTCGTTTTGTGTGTGCTGCCGCTGTTCCACATATACTCTCTGAACAGCGTGCTTCTCTGCTCGCTGAGGGCCGGCGCGGCGGTGCTGCTGATGCAGAAGTTCGAGATTGGAACTCTGCTGGAGCTGATCCAGCGCTACCGGGTGTCGGTGGCGGCGGTGGTGCCCCCGCTGGTGCTGGCGCTGGCGAAGAACCCGATGGTGGAGAGCTTCGACCTGAGCTCAATCCGGGTGGTGCTGTCCGGGGCAGCCCCGCTGGGGAAGGAGCTGGAGGCGGCTCTCCGGAGCAGGGTGCCTCAGGCGGTGCTTGGCCAGGTATGATTACTAATTCACTGCGCGTCAAACAATCCATGCATGGAAGGTTATTTtcgttattttatcaaaatcgtgagggcatttttgtcctttgacttgaaaaaaaaaaccataatcaTGACCCCAAAACAacctttgaaaatattttatccaaatAGGGATAATGGGTGACAATTGCATGACTACCTGAATGCCTCTTTTGGGGTGCCCTTAACCAACCACAGAGCATATTTGTTATTTACGAAAAAAGAGAGGGTATTTTGGTATttgaattatcaaaattttggaaaaatatatctACAATATATAGTCTATTTTACAGCtagattttaacaaaaataaaattaataaatataatattctctTGATGATTTAACTTAAATGATAGatattcaattaatttttttaaaaaatattgaaagtaGTTAAATTACATCTTACCTTACATTGAAGAGGCCATTTtgggaaatataaaaaataagcattactcataaactaattaaaaaaatattaataaaaaatagagaaatggtcaataataataataataaaattatatatttatgcaatttaaaagaaaatcacataatgtaaaattaaaaaaaaaattattatttttaatgggaCAAAGTAGGGCTGGCAGGTGGTTTGGAAATATCGAAGGCCGCCACTAATCTCATCCCATGGGTCACATTCAAGCCAACCGGCTTTGAATTCAATTTTTCTCAAACCCACCAACCAAATAAAGTGAGAAattaaattcccaaataattaaaaaattcaagtaaaaaatgGTCTAATTTGACCCTTTCAAGTTTGACTTCATCAATTTGACTTTGCAAgtttaaatttggatttttatttttatttttttatttttgggaagtTGTGTATATTGGATTTATGTTGAGTCGAAGTCGAAAATAGTATACTTTGACCCTTTCTAGTCTGACTTCATCATTTGAACTTGCACGTGTGttggacccttttttttttttaaatatgaatcaaaattaaacaaaattttaaaaatattattttattaaaataaaattaataaaataataagctTTTATGTGTAGGGTTATGGAATGACAGAGGCCGGACCGGTGTTATCGATGTGCCTAGCCTTCGCCAAGCAGCCCTTTCCTACTAAGTCCGGCTCGTGCGGCACCGTTGTCCGCAATGCTGAGCTCAAGGTCGTCGACCCTGAGACCGGTTGCTCCCTCGGCCGCAACCAACCGGGCGAGATCTGCATTCGAGGACAACAGATTATGAAAGGTTTGACTACTGAGAAAAGCGTTCAGCTACTATGATAGAAAATGAACAATTGAAGCAACTCCATGCATGCTCATTCATCATTTTAACTATAATACCTGTATTATAGGATACTTGAACGATCCCGAGGCCACGGCCTCTACCATCGATGTTGACGGTTGGCTACACACCGGTGACATTGGCTATGTTGACGATGATGAAGAGGTGTTCATCGTAGATAGAGTGAAAGAACTCATCAAATTCAAAGGCTTCCAGGCATGTATTCTTATGCTCCATTTTCCCCTTCAATTACTATCCTACTATTTCGTAGAAGAACATCATATGTTGACACCAAGAGGAAGTTTGGAACGGTGGAATAGATAATGGAAATGggaaatcaattcaattcctaTTCATTAACATGTTCGAATTGTTCTTCTAAATGggaataagaacaaaaaattaattgttgCGGAAATCAAATTTTACTCTTATTAGGATTCTGATTCCTCTTTTCCACATGGTATCGTAATTTACCTTTATTCATATCCTATTTCCACTTTTATACCCATATGTCAAACATTTCTGAAAAGTATGTTTCACATACAAGAAtagaaatgataatataaataagaataaaggtgaatcaaaataccatgtgaaaagagacGAATCAAAATCCTAATACGAGTAGGTTTTGGTTTCCGTGatagtaaatttttttcccctattGTCATTCTAACAAGTAATCCAAATTCAGTAATAAATGAGAAATGGAATGGATGTCCCACTCTCCTTTTCATTCCATATTCCAATGTTCCAAACATGCCATAAAAGTTACCTCATTAGGGTCATCGATTAATGTTGAAGTGCCTAAAAGGTAGTAAGTTAGCTACCATCTCTACAATAATGTAGTTAAATACTAACACTAAAAGATTGCCTTCTTAGGATTACCGATCAATATCGAATCGCAATGAGAAGTATGAAGGTAGACTGCATTTCATCAATAGTATAGTTACAATATTACATATTAACTCCAAAACGATACCTTATCTTCCCTCCCTCTACACATTAACACTAGAAGTTTACCTTATTGATTAGGGTCATCGACATCATTTGGGTTCCTATAACATGTAGTTATGGTTACCTTAAGTTTTAGGGTCATTGACATTGAAATGCAACAAAAAGTACAAGGATCGCTTACCTTCCCTATACTAGTATAATTACATGCTAACACTAAAACGTTACCTTAATTTTTAGGGTCATCAACATTGTTGAACGATTTTGT contains these protein-coding regions:
- the 4CL gene encoding 4-coumarate--CoA ligase 2, with protein sequence MISIETQNPDVSNLDTSHSIPKMANRIDDHVFRSKLPEIPISNHLPLHTYCFENYSQFADRPCLIVGSTNKTYSFAETHLISRKVGAGFAHLGLKQGDVVMILLQNCAEFAFSFLGASMVGAVTTTANPFYTSAEIFKQLNASKAKIVVTQAQYVDKLRDYPDGQVAKIGEGFTVITIDDPPENCMHFSVVSEANESELPEVSINSDDPVALPFSSGTTGLPKGVVLTHKSLITSVAQQVDGENPNLHLTPDDVVLCVLPLFHIYSLNSVLLCSLRAGAAVLLMQKFEIGTLLELIQRYRVSVAAVVPPLVLALAKNPMVESFDLSSIRVVLSGAAPLGKELEAALRSRVPQAVLGQGYGMTEAGPVLSMCLAFAKQPFPTKSGSCGTVVRNAELKVVDPETGCSLGRNQPGEICIRGQQIMKGYLNDPEATASTIDVDGWLHTGDIGYVDDDEEVFIVDRVKELIKFKGFQVPPAELEALLVSHPSIADAAVVPQKDDVAGEVPVAFVVRSNGFELTEEAVKEFISKQVVFYKRLHKVYFVHAIPKSPSGKILRKDLRAKLAEKTPEPN